One Owenweeksia hongkongensis DSM 17368 genomic region harbors:
- a CDS encoding fasciclin domain-containing protein, with the protein MTKTLNALFLVLFSIALFIGCKEDSYTPAQIETSVYNTLRQQSDLSITLEAIEMAGLQNELRQDNLTFFAPTDSAFKAYLQDLGVDSLSGLYNFYGAATFRNVMLYHLLEKKVKGMDVVNSYILTAATNSNGNNIHAYITRIDKNISLNAFTARVSERDIEVGGSVIHKIDGVLSPLTLNGLIRVNPNFSKLKSAISKSQGNLETILNQENQVHTIFGPDDIAITAFLSGNGFTDWSDFANSNSYNALNNLLQYHIISGETQAQDLKNQTYNTLFTNHWIQIVKEQSGAINIQDEKGSSPAAGLKTTDITAINGTIHVLNKVLEHN; encoded by the coding sequence ATGACAAAGACTCTGAACGCTCTGTTTCTCGTACTTTTTTCCATAGCTCTCTTTATAGGATGTAAAGAGGATAGTTACACGCCAGCGCAGATAGAAACAAGTGTGTACAATACATTACGCCAACAATCTGACCTTTCAATTACTCTTGAAGCAATTGAAATGGCAGGTTTGCAAAATGAGCTCCGTCAAGACAACCTCACATTCTTCGCTCCTACGGATAGTGCTTTTAAGGCCTACCTGCAAGACCTTGGTGTAGATAGCCTTTCCGGACTGTATAATTTTTATGGCGCTGCTACATTTAGAAATGTAATGCTGTACCATCTTTTAGAAAAAAAGGTGAAAGGCATGGACGTGGTAAACTCTTACATTTTAACGGCTGCTACAAATTCCAACGGAAATAATATTCATGCGTACATCACCCGTATTGACAAAAATATTTCGCTGAATGCTTTTACAGCCAGGGTTTCAGAAAGGGACATTGAGGTTGGCGGAAGCGTAATTCACAAAATTGATGGCGTGCTTTCTCCTCTTACCTTAAATGGTTTGATACGTGTAAATCCCAATTTTAGCAAGTTGAAATCTGCCATCAGTAAATCTCAAGGTAACTTAGAAACAATACTTAATCAGGAAAATCAAGTACATACAATATTTGGCCCTGACGATATTGCTATTACTGCTTTTCTGAGCGGCAATGGTTTCACGGACTGGAGTGACTTTGCCAATTCCAATAGCTATAATGCTCTTAATAACTTATTGCAATACCATATCATTTCTGGAGAAACCCAAGCACAAGACTTGAAGAATCAGACCTATAACACTCTATTTACAAACCATTGGATACAGATAGTAAAGGAACAAAGTGGTGCTATTAACATTCAGGATGAAAAAGGCAGCAGCCCTGCGGCAGGACTAAAAACTACGGATATTACCGCTATTAATGGGACTATACATGTCCTTAATAAAGTATTAGAACATAACTAG
- a CDS encoding ABC transporter ATP-binding protein: MQTIKTDSLLKAKGINFSYGQKSVLTNIRFTLKAGEVVGIAGESGSGKTTLLKVLSAKLVPQSGEVFFKNENIYAGNEQLLRGHDSIKIVDQDFDLMPYITVDENIIRNSLSLSESGRKRLLKQMKSHLNLKDVGSNKAVNTSGGQKQRIALATAVATKPDVLLLDEPFANLDYSLKVQAIRLLKSEWRAKAMVVVAHEPADLLSLCDRLVIMKKGKIVQQGKSKEVYQNPKNRYVAELLGPINVLNSELVKALKTEKKLVRPHELSFAETGISVEITNLHYCGGFTEVEVYSSEYGQTLITHYFGKGDLEEGQKVKLTYSGGN, translated from the coding sequence ATGCAAACAATTAAAACTGATAGTCTTCTTAAAGCTAAGGGCATCAATTTTAGCTATGGCCAAAAGTCGGTGCTTACTAATATTAGGTTTACCCTAAAAGCTGGCGAAGTAGTGGGAATAGCCGGGGAGAGTGGGTCAGGAAAGACAACCTTACTCAAAGTGCTTAGCGCCAAATTAGTTCCTCAAAGTGGCGAGGTGTTTTTTAAGAATGAAAATATTTATGCTGGAAATGAGCAATTACTCCGTGGACACGATTCCATAAAAATCGTAGATCAGGATTTTGATTTGATGCCATACATTACTGTAGATGAAAACATTATCCGCAACAGCTTAAGCTTGAGCGAGAGCGGAAGAAAGCGCTTGCTTAAGCAAATGAAATCACACCTTAATTTAAAGGATGTAGGCTCTAACAAAGCGGTAAATACTTCAGGGGGGCAAAAACAGAGAATAGCTTTGGCAACGGCTGTTGCCACAAAGCCAGATGTGCTTTTGTTGGATGAGCCTTTTGCCAACTTGGATTATTCTTTAAAAGTACAAGCCATACGATTGCTGAAAAGTGAATGGAGGGCAAAAGCCATGGTAGTGGTGGCACATGAGCCAGCAGACTTACTTAGCCTGTGTGATAGACTGGTCATTATGAAAAAGGGCAAAATTGTGCAGCAGGGAAAATCGAAGGAAGTGTATCAAAATCCTAAAAACCGCTATGTGGCAGAGTTGTTGGGCCCAATAAACGTGCTTAATTCTGAGTTGGTAAAAGCCTTGAAAACGGAAAAAAAGTTAGTTCGGCCACATGAGCTTTCTTTTGCTGAAACTGGTATTTCAGTAGAAATTACCAACCTGCATTATTGCGGTGGTTTTACAGAAGTAGAAGTGTATAGCTCAGAATATGGGCAAACTTTAATAACCCATTATTTTGGAAAAGGAGACTTGGAAGAAGGACAAAAGGTAAAATTGACTTATTCTGGAGGAAACTAA
- a CDS encoding class I adenylate-forming enzyme family protein — MPDVYQILANAAQKWPNKVAIYDCKGSLTFTELQQQSDALRDELTSKGICKGKGLGVLARNSREFIIGLFAGIGTGATVMPLSHQLRENELNEAISESGLHAIIDDNSVTRGTAEYQPIDSSKGFRFSFTENKDRENIAPHVDHAAFIRFTSGTTGKAKGVVISHSSALERIKGAQRALELTEEDVVIWVLPMAYHFIASIALYVYTGSAIVIADNFMAPTVIDCINRRKGTLLYASPMHLRMLAADKSEAKIESMKRVISTSTSIAKDVCESFYHRFDIPVTQAYGIIEIGLPIINKDHSIDMPESVGTEVEGYSTVILDENCVELPENTEGLLAIKGLGMFDAYLNPPLMRSEVVQNGFFKTADMAIKDRQGRIFIKGRKSSVINISGNKVFPEEVESLINTLPQVKMSRISGVPHPIMGQIVQAEVILKEGQDIDQEDLISFCRKNLSSFKIPQRVKKVEQIEMTDSGKIKRH, encoded by the coding sequence ATGCCAGATGTGTATCAAATCTTAGCCAACGCTGCCCAAAAGTGGCCAAACAAAGTTGCTATTTATGATTGTAAAGGCTCATTAACCTTTACCGAATTACAGCAGCAGAGTGATGCTTTGCGAGATGAACTCACTTCAAAAGGTATTTGTAAAGGTAAAGGCTTGGGCGTACTAGCCCGTAATAGCCGAGAGTTCATCATTGGTCTTTTTGCAGGCATTGGAACAGGTGCTACCGTAATGCCTCTTTCACATCAACTCAGAGAAAACGAGCTAAATGAGGCTATTTCTGAATCCGGGCTCCACGCAATTATTGATGACAACAGTGTGACCAGAGGCACCGCAGAATACCAACCAATTGACAGCAGTAAAGGTTTTAGGTTTTCATTTACTGAAAATAAAGACAGAGAAAATATTGCTCCTCATGTTGATCATGCCGCATTTATAAGGTTTACCTCTGGAACTACAGGAAAAGCAAAGGGTGTGGTTATTTCACACTCATCCGCTCTTGAACGAATAAAAGGTGCACAGCGAGCTCTAGAGCTTACAGAAGAAGATGTGGTAATTTGGGTTTTACCAATGGCCTATCATTTTATTGCCAGCATTGCTCTTTACGTTTATACTGGTTCAGCTATTGTGATTGCTGATAATTTTATGGCACCTACAGTTATCGATTGCATTAATAGACGCAAAGGAACTTTGCTTTACGCATCCCCTATGCATCTCCGCATGCTCGCTGCTGATAAATCAGAAGCTAAAATTGAGAGCATGAAGCGCGTAATTTCCACAAGCACTTCAATTGCTAAAGATGTTTGTGAGTCTTTTTACCATCGCTTTGATATTCCTGTAACACAAGCTTACGGCATTATAGAAATTGGCTTACCTATTATAAATAAGGATCATAGCATTGATATGCCTGAAAGTGTTGGAACTGAGGTCGAAGGCTATTCTACGGTTATATTGGATGAAAACTGTGTAGAACTTCCTGAAAACACTGAAGGTCTTTTGGCCATTAAAGGCCTCGGAATGTTTGACGCCTATCTTAATCCTCCCCTCATGAGGAGCGAGGTTGTGCAAAATGGTTTTTTCAAAACTGCCGATATGGCCATCAAAGACAGGCAAGGGAGAATCTTTATCAAAGGACGCAAGAGTTCTGTCATCAATATTTCTGGAAACAAAGTATTTCCTGAAGAAGTAGAAAGCCTGATAAATACGCTTCCTCAAGTTAAAATGTCCAGAATTTCAGGAGTACCGCACCCTATAATGGGGCAAATTGTGCAAGCCGAAGTTATTCTGAAAGAAGGCCAGGATATTGACCAGGAAGACTTGATTTCCTTTTGCAGGAAAAACCTATCCTCTTTTAAAATACCACAAAGAGTGAAGAAAGTCGAGCAAATAGAAATGACCGATAGCGGGAAAATCAAGAGACATTAG
- a CDS encoding FAD-dependent oxidoreductase encodes MTNNVEDVDVLIVGGGSAGIAAAIGASRNGAKVILIEKSSQLGGKATQSVVGTICGAYYRSTNKTSKYVTNGFAKEFCEILKKASKTEPIAHYQHELHFLPYNPLSLSLIADDFLAEAKNTQCFLHATISDISIVNNKITTVEFINFKEKKIVRPKFVIDCTGESTVSKIAGIPTLKQDEYQASAVVFSLENVVPSEPVKLSLAILRAISKAITDKELPADLDKVSIVPGSIRDTHLMIKLALPTIVNDTAENKSEIERFARKAAASVADQLIKRVSNFANAHIGFVASEAGTRTGALSEGKYILQKEDVLNCAKFEDGIAKGAWPIELWESGKNAQLEFFPHDEHYEIPLRALESKTIGNLYFAGRIISATNNAIASARVIGICLSTGYAAGTAAGLQTQGYNPLEIIKLIRKEQVDR; translated from the coding sequence ATGACTAATAATGTAGAAGATGTAGATGTATTGATTGTGGGTGGTGGTTCTGCCGGAATTGCCGCAGCCATTGGCGCGTCTAGAAATGGTGCCAAAGTAATACTGATTGAAAAGTCATCTCAACTTGGCGGAAAAGCCACACAATCAGTGGTGGGTACTATTTGCGGTGCATACTACAGAAGTACTAACAAAACTTCAAAATATGTTACCAATGGTTTTGCTAAAGAATTTTGTGAAATCCTAAAAAAAGCAAGTAAAACGGAGCCTATTGCACATTACCAGCATGAGCTTCATTTTTTACCATATAATCCACTTTCATTATCATTAATAGCAGATGATTTCTTGGCGGAAGCCAAAAATACTCAATGCTTTCTCCACGCTACTATTAGTGATATTTCCATTGTTAATAATAAAATTACCACCGTTGAATTCATCAATTTTAAAGAGAAAAAAATAGTTCGGCCAAAGTTTGTCATAGACTGCACTGGAGAATCTACCGTGTCGAAAATTGCAGGAATTCCTACTTTAAAACAAGATGAATATCAAGCCTCAGCTGTGGTTTTCTCATTAGAAAATGTAGTTCCTTCTGAACCAGTAAAACTCTCTTTAGCTATTCTTAGAGCGATCAGCAAGGCAATTACTGATAAGGAGCTTCCTGCCGATTTAGACAAGGTATCGATTGTTCCAGGTTCTATTCGTGATACTCATCTTATGATTAAACTGGCTCTGCCTACCATCGTAAATGATACAGCTGAAAACAAAAGTGAAATAGAACGATTTGCAAGAAAAGCAGCTGCTAGTGTAGCCGATCAACTCATTAAGAGAGTGAGCAACTTTGCAAACGCTCATATAGGTTTTGTAGCTTCTGAAGCCGGAACGCGCACCGGAGCCCTTTCTGAAGGCAAATACATTCTACAAAAAGAAGATGTTCTCAACTGTGCAAAATTTGAAGATGGAATTGCTAAGGGAGCCTGGCCGATAGAGCTTTGGGAATCTGGAAAAAATGCTCAATTAGAGTTTTTTCCTCATGATGAACACTATGAAATTCCACTCCGAGCTTTAGAATCTAAAACAATCGGAAATTTATACTTTGCGGGCCGAATAATTTCGGCCACCAACAATGCTATTGCGAGCGCCCGTGTAATAGGAATTTGCCTAAGTACAGGATATGCGGCTGGCACAGCGGCTGGTTTACAAACTCAAGGATATAATCCGTTAGAAATTATAAAACTTATACGAAAAGAACAAGTAGATCGATAA
- a CDS encoding condensation domain-containing protein, translating into MKKQGSTSYDCRFIMKLDKHLALEALQAAIQQSQYFELLEQTRLSFPKFKIPKWELTNERISTIIKTRKSNSDEIPTEVLNKQIELKDDNLYRFDLIHHPTCSTLVFSWHHILMDGFGANTLLHSLSHTIENAERNFLVTPAKEGLRQQWSKLMKTKDFLKDISKGSLQKIKELNTIQKVDFVELKFNAKQTAEIKEQVIKYSRGGIDTPYFLGIIALAYFKTLEQRVEKLEDIFVPVPMELRKAGAKGPILSNQHTLLFFRIKANLRNDKAALIKDLNEQFFNQVKTQMPHNYASMINLLRLLPTAWYYKLVKGPNDESLAGFLYSKSPSPNNLSGLLDCHITDATVLPPNTSPPGISFQMMTFGGNLKFVIQFSESCFAKVEIKCILEEMQKELLAPND; encoded by the coding sequence ATGAAAAAGCAAGGAAGCACAAGCTACGATTGTCGATTTATCATGAAGCTGGATAAGCATTTAGCTCTTGAAGCCCTGCAAGCGGCAATTCAGCAATCACAGTATTTTGAGCTTTTAGAGCAAACTCGATTAAGCTTTCCAAAGTTTAAAATACCTAAGTGGGAATTGACAAATGAGCGTATTTCTACAATAATTAAAACCCGTAAATCAAACTCAGATGAAATTCCAACTGAGGTTTTAAATAAACAAATCGAACTAAAAGACGATAACCTTTATCGCTTTGATTTAATACACCATCCCACCTGCAGCACTCTAGTTTTTTCCTGGCATCACATATTAATGGATGGCTTTGGAGCCAATACACTTTTACATTCCCTATCTCATACTATTGAAAATGCTGAGCGCAATTTTTTAGTCACTCCAGCAAAAGAAGGTCTTCGCCAGCAGTGGAGCAAGCTTATGAAAACCAAAGACTTTTTGAAAGATATTTCGAAAGGTTCACTTCAAAAAATTAAAGAGTTAAATACAATTCAAAAAGTTGATTTTGTTGAGTTAAAATTTAATGCCAAACAAACAGCAGAGATAAAGGAACAGGTAATAAAGTACAGTCGAGGCGGAATCGACACTCCGTATTTCTTAGGAATAATTGCCTTGGCCTATTTCAAAACATTGGAACAACGTGTCGAAAAACTTGAAGACATCTTCGTCCCAGTTCCAATGGAATTACGCAAAGCCGGAGCCAAAGGTCCCATCCTTTCAAACCAGCATACCCTTTTATTTTTCAGAATAAAAGCCAATTTGAGAAATGATAAAGCTGCGCTTATTAAAGACCTCAACGAGCAGTTTTTCAATCAGGTAAAAACTCAAATGCCGCACAACTATGCGAGTATGATAAACCTGCTCAGATTATTACCTACAGCCTGGTATTACAAACTTGTGAAAGGGCCAAATGACGAAAGCCTTGCTGGATTTCTTTATAGTAAATCACCATCACCAAACAACCTTTCTGGTCTTTTGGATTGTCATATAACCGATGCAACCGTTTTACCGCCAAACACAAGTCCTCCAGGAATTTCATTTCAAATGATGACCTTTGGTGGCAATTTAAAATTCGTTATACAGTTCAGCGAAAGCTGCTTTGCTAAGGTGGAAATCAAGTGTATTTTGGAAGAAATGCAAAAAGAACTTTTGGCACCCAATGACTAA
- a CDS encoding acyl carrier protein — translation MSPAEVSEELLKFIQENLVDASLELTSKTDLHNVAGIDSMAMVEIILFIERKFGVSFSDDELNPKIFISVEVLSEAVLTHD, via the coding sequence ATGTCCCCAGCCGAAGTCTCGGAAGAGCTTTTAAAATTTATTCAGGAGAATCTTGTTGATGCAAGCTTGGAGCTAACTTCCAAAACCGACTTACATAATGTTGCCGGAATTGACTCAATGGCCATGGTGGAAATCATCCTCTTTATAGAAAGAAAATTCGGAGTTAGCTTTTCTGATGATGAACTAAACCCTAAGATATTTATTTCTGTAGAAGTGCTTTCAGAAGCGGTATTAACCCACGACTAA
- a CDS encoding ABC transporter permease: MKQFLAILYKETLLISRDRAGLALLFVMPVIFLLIMSVAQDSVYKSVTELGMPVILVDNDQDSLGHYVNLGLEQTDFCKLSTTINGKKPTVKEAHEAIARGEFMFGVIIPKNATASIRRSVENLVSQTIGIDSNAQSGNIDKVEVEIIYDPTTQKSMVTTVSSTLREFISNLKAKIIFETFTGEIKEFIPSTNSKINLAETDVIRFSEEFANNSESKILPNSVQHNVPAWTIFGIFFIVVPLAGSIIKEKQEGSSIRLKTLPGPYVLNHLGKMVVYFAVTIIQFVLMMSLAKLLLPLIGLPMLQFGGEIPAVIVIAIGLSLAATGFGMFVGTICTTYQQAAIGGSLTILILAALGGIWVPLHIMPEYMQIVSKVSPLNWGLEAFYTIFLRGQGFPLIWPYVISLFSFFILTITMTIIIVKLRRS, translated from the coding sequence ATGAAACAGTTTCTTGCCATCTTGTACAAGGAGACCCTGCTTATTTCTCGCGACCGTGCAGGGCTTGCACTACTTTTCGTGATGCCAGTAATATTTCTGCTCATTATGAGTGTGGCCCAGGATAGCGTTTACAAAAGTGTGACTGAACTTGGAATGCCAGTTATTTTGGTGGATAATGACCAGGATAGTTTAGGACATTATGTAAATCTTGGTCTTGAGCAAACCGATTTTTGTAAACTCAGCACCACCATAAATGGGAAAAAACCTACGGTAAAAGAAGCTCATGAAGCTATTGCCAGAGGTGAATTTATGTTTGGCGTAATCATCCCAAAAAATGCTACTGCTAGCATTCGCAGAAGCGTGGAGAACCTAGTGAGCCAAACTATTGGTATAGATAGCAATGCTCAAAGTGGAAACATTGACAAAGTTGAAGTAGAAATCATTTATGACCCTACTACTCAAAAATCAATGGTCACCACGGTTTCCAGCACATTGCGTGAATTTATTTCTAACCTTAAGGCTAAAATCATTTTTGAAACTTTTACTGGTGAGATTAAGGAGTTTATCCCTTCTACCAACAGTAAAATCAATTTGGCCGAAACTGATGTAATTCGGTTTAGTGAAGAATTCGCGAATAATAGTGAATCTAAAATTCTACCGAACTCGGTGCAGCACAACGTGCCCGCCTGGACCATTTTTGGGATATTTTTCATTGTTGTTCCATTGGCGGGAAGCATCATTAAAGAAAAGCAAGAAGGTTCTAGCATCAGACTCAAAACCTTACCTGGCCCTTATGTTTTAAACCATTTAGGTAAAATGGTGGTATACTTTGCTGTTACCATTATTCAATTTGTTTTGATGATGTCTCTGGCCAAATTACTCCTACCACTTATTGGTCTGCCAATGCTGCAATTTGGTGGAGAAATTCCTGCTGTAATCGTGATAGCAATTGGTCTATCACTAGCAGCTACAGGCTTCGGAATGTTTGTGGGTACCATCTGCACCACATATCAGCAAGCTGCCATTGGTGGCTCGCTCACCATCCTTATCCTTGCGGCCCTTGGCGGGATATGGGTTCCGTTACACATAATGCCTGAGTATATGCAGATAGTAAGCAAAGTGTCACCTCTCAATTGGGGCCTTGAAGCTTTCTATACCATCTTCCTCCGTGGGCAAGGTTTTCCATTAATTTGGCCTTATGTTATAAGCCTTTTCAGCTTCTTTATATTGACCATCACCATGACTATTATTATTGTAAAACTGAGACGTAGCTAG
- a CDS encoding ABC transporter ATP-binding protein — MIQVLNLHKSYATNNTNAVSDLNLQVQKGEFYGLLGANGAGKTTTIAMLCGILKPNTGSILIDGKNIEEHHEYIKQHFGVVPQDLALYSALNAYENLRFVGKMYDIPKLELEAKIEKYIDLFGLKPYAKRKLGTYSGGMKRKVNLIAGILHDPKLVFLDEPTVGIDIQSKKLIIDFLKDLHTKGTTIIYTSHNMEEAEMLCTRIGILNLGKLILEGTPNELTALNPKFHKLENLLLHLAEHGEISLNS; from the coding sequence ATGATACAGGTTCTAAACCTTCATAAATCTTACGCCACAAACAACACAAACGCTGTTTCCGATTTGAACTTGCAAGTTCAAAAAGGGGAGTTTTATGGTTTGCTTGGGGCCAATGGTGCGGGAAAAACTACAACCATCGCGATGCTTTGTGGTATTTTAAAACCTAATACCGGTTCCATTCTCATTGATGGTAAAAATATTGAAGAGCACCATGAGTATATAAAACAGCATTTTGGGGTTGTGCCTCAGGACTTAGCTTTATACTCTGCGCTAAATGCTTATGAGAACCTGCGTTTTGTTGGCAAAATGTATGACATTCCGAAACTAGAACTTGAAGCAAAAATTGAGAAGTATATTGACCTTTTTGGCTTAAAGCCGTACGCTAAGCGCAAATTGGGAACCTACTCCGGAGGGATGAAAAGAAAGGTAAATCTCATTGCTGGAATTTTACACGACCCTAAATTGGTGTTTCTGGATGAACCCACCGTAGGCATTGATATCCAGTCCAAAAAATTGATAATCGACTTTTTGAAAGATCTCCACACCAAGGGCACCACCATTATCTACACTTCGCACAATATGGAAGAAGCCGAGATGCTATGCACGCGCATAGGTATCTTGAACCTTGGAAAACTGATTTTAGAAGGTACTCCAAACGAGCTAACAGCACTCAACCCAAAGTTTCATAAGCTGGAAAATCTATTACTTCACCTTGCCGAGCATGGCGAAATAAGCCTCAACTCCTGA
- the crtD gene encoding 1-hydroxycarotenoid 3,4-desaturase CrtD gives MSKKKAIVIGAGIAGLGASVRLAVKGYDVSVYEKNDFFGGKLTSRNVNGFRFDYGPSIFTMPQNVTELFELAGKNPADYFEYTRLDPIFHYFYEDGTRIKGCSDTTKFAESVAENTLDSKETVLKYLDKVKEINELTEDVFINRSLHKFKNFLNKETVKGVLNFGKIDAFNTMNEVNEKTFDDPKMVQFFNRYATYNGSNPYEAPGTLNVIQHYEINRGAYLPKGGMQQISRSVYELAVELGVEFHFGKKVDKIETSKSKVEAIVVEGERREADLFMSNMDVYYLYNQLLPQAKRPSKVLDQPKSGSALVFYWGINKSFDELTVHNILFAKNMETEYEAIFEKNNVCNDPTIYINITSKKCQGDAPEGGENWFTMINVPNNVGQDWDEIIARSRKNIIAKINRTLGTDIEPLIVAEDVMDPRGIDERYLSAFGSIYGNRFSSNFSAFFRHPNFSKEFKNLYFCGGTVHPGSSIPLSLKSAEIAVGMVE, from the coding sequence ATGAGTAAAAAGAAAGCCATAGTAATAGGGGCAGGAATTGCGGGACTGGGTGCCAGTGTGCGTTTGGCCGTAAAAGGGTATGATGTTTCTGTTTATGAGAAGAATGATTTTTTTGGAGGAAAGCTTACTTCCAGAAATGTAAATGGCTTTCGATTTGACTATGGACCATCCATATTTACAATGCCTCAAAATGTTACAGAACTATTTGAGCTAGCCGGCAAAAATCCAGCGGACTATTTTGAATATACTCGGCTAGACCCCATATTCCATTATTTTTATGAAGATGGCACCCGAATTAAGGGATGCTCCGACACAACAAAATTTGCGGAAAGCGTGGCTGAAAACACTTTAGACAGTAAGGAAACTGTTCTAAAGTATTTGGATAAAGTGAAGGAAATCAATGAACTCACCGAGGATGTTTTTATCAATCGGTCGCTTCATAAGTTTAAAAACTTCCTAAACAAGGAGACTGTGAAGGGGGTGTTGAATTTTGGTAAAATTGATGCTTTTAATACCATGAATGAGGTGAATGAAAAGACCTTTGATGATCCAAAGATGGTGCAGTTTTTTAACCGATATGCTACCTACAATGGCTCCAACCCTTACGAAGCACCAGGTACATTAAACGTTATTCAGCATTATGAAATAAACCGAGGAGCCTATTTGCCGAAAGGCGGAATGCAACAAATCAGTAGGTCAGTATATGAGCTGGCCGTAGAGCTTGGTGTAGAATTTCATTTTGGTAAAAAAGTGGATAAAATTGAGACTTCGAAAAGCAAGGTGGAAGCAATAGTTGTGGAAGGCGAAAGACGAGAGGCAGATCTTTTTATGAGCAACATGGATGTGTATTATTTGTACAATCAATTGCTTCCGCAAGCCAAGAGACCAAGCAAAGTTTTAGATCAACCAAAGTCCGGATCTGCATTGGTTTTTTACTGGGGAATAAATAAAAGCTTTGATGAGCTTACCGTTCACAACATTCTTTTTGCAAAAAATATGGAGACGGAGTATGAAGCCATATTTGAAAAGAATAATGTGTGTAATGATCCTACCATTTATATAAATATAACATCTAAAAAATGCCAGGGCGATGCGCCAGAAGGAGGAGAGAATTGGTTTACTATGATAAATGTACCCAACAATGTAGGTCAGGATTGGGATGAGATAATAGCACGTTCGCGTAAAAACATTATTGCCAAAATAAACCGAACTCTAGGAACAGATATTGAACCTTTGATTGTGGCCGAAGATGTTATGGATCCTAGAGGGATTGATGAGCGCTACCTCAGTGCCTTTGGCTCTATTTATGGAAATCGCTTTAGCAGCAATTTCTCAGCGTTTTTCCGCCACCCCAATTTTAGTAAAGAGTTTAAAAACCTGTATTTCTGTGGCGGAACAGTGCATCCGGGGTCAAGTATTCCTTTGAGTTTAAAGTCGGCTGAGATTGCTGTGGGGATGGTGGAGTAG
- a CDS encoding endonuclease domain-containing protein gives MKPNHYYNPKLQHYALENRSTMTKAEACLWKYALSKRQMLGFQFRRQRPIENYIVDFICLPLKLIIEVDGYSHHIPENEAKDIVRQNRLIELGYIVVRFKDEEVLEHINIVRENIEGWIRKLSQELGK, from the coding sequence ATGAAACCTAATCATTATTATAACCCAAAGCTCCAACATTACGCTCTCGAAAACCGTTCAACCATGACAAAGGCCGAAGCCTGTTTGTGGAAATATGCTCTAAGCAAAAGGCAAATGCTGGGTTTTCAATTTAGGAGACAAAGACCAATTGAAAACTACATTGTTGACTTTATTTGTTTACCCCTAAAACTTATTATTGAGGTGGATGGATATTCTCACCATATTCCAGAAAACGAGGCTAAAGACATAGTCCGCCAGAACCGCTTAATTGAACTTGGATATATCGTGGTAAGATTCAAGGATGAAGAAGTCCTTGAGCATATTAACATTGTTAGAGAAAATATTGAAGGTTGGATTCGAAAACTGAGTCAGGAACTTGGTAAATAA
- a CDS encoding single-stranded DNA-binding protein, with product MNSLRNRVQLIGNPGMDPEIKNLDNGNKLAKFSLATNENYKNAKGEKVTDTQWHNVVAWGKTAELVEKFIRKGKEVGVEGKLVTRTYETKEGEKRYVTEVVMNEFLLLQNKE from the coding sequence ATGAATTCTTTAAGAAACCGCGTACAGTTAATTGGCAACCCAGGCATGGATCCTGAAATCAAAAATCTAGACAATGGAAATAAGCTCGCTAAGTTTTCGCTAGCTACCAATGAAAACTACAAAAACGCTAAAGGCGAAAAAGTAACTGACACCCAATGGCACAATGTAGTAGCCTGGGGCAAAACTGCCGAGCTGGTAGAAAAATTTATCCGTAAAGGAAAAGAGGTAGGTGTAGAAGGTAAACTTGTAACCCGCACCTACGAAACCAAAGAAGGTGAAAAGCGCTATGTAACCGAAGTAGTGATGAATGAGTTTTTGCTACTTCAAAACAAAGAGTAA